The Microcystis panniformis FACHB-1757 region CCTAGACAGACTTAAGTAGCTGGTTATAATTAAATTAAAAATGGATTTTAGGTTCGATCCCCCCTGCCCCCCTTGATAAGGGGGGTGCCGATCCCCCCTTAGTCCCCCCTTTAATCCCCCCTTATTAAGGGGGGCATCTGACAATTTTTAACGCCTAGACAGACTTATTAGCTCTTGCTTGGGAGTCCTGTGTGTGATAGGATTAGCTTTGAGTTACTTATCACTACAACTGTCTAAATTATGACTAAGGAAGAGTTTGTGGATAATGTCCTAGAATTGTTGCGCGAGGGAAAACAGAACCTAACTCTAAGTGAATTAGAATTAAAAGGTATTAAAGGATGTTATGAAAGATTAAAGTATTCAGAAATTTTAGCTTCAGCTAATTGTAATTGCACTGAAGGACATTTGAGAAGAGAAATGTCAAATTTTTTTGGGAAAATCACCAACGCCTTTAATCATGTAACAGGAGAAAATAGAGAAAAAATACAGAAAAACCAATTCGTGCCACTGATTACAGAATATATTAACTTAAAAAATAAATCGCAAATTATTAATAAGATGAACGAAGAGAATAATAATAAGATTAAAATCTTTGAAAAGTTAAATAATGAATTAAAGATAAAAAGACCGATGACTGCTGCTATAATCAAATCCTATTTATCTGATGATCCTAAAATACAAAATAGTAACCTTAAGGAATTAATTGAGAAGATTAAAGATTATGAAGAAAGTTTTTTGTTTAGCTTACTACATAACGTAGCTTATGATCAACGCCTTGATGATCCATTAATTCAATCAATTTTTGAGCAAACGGTCAATGATTTAAAAATGCAGACAAATATTAGTGACCTTGATTATGAGCAATTAACAAGCACACAATTGGAGCGGATTGAATTACCGAAGGAAGGGTTAGAAGCCTATTTAATTATAAAGGTGGACAGTAGCAAAAACATTCGGTATAAGAATATTACGACTATTGAAAATATCGAAAAACATCTAATACGAGCTTGGTTTTGGCGATTAAATCCTAACAACATTCAAAACAAAGATATTAAGCATATACCCCTGTATGATCATAACCATACTTTAACCCATATTATTAATGACTGTCGAGAACGGAGTGAAGAAATAACGTCCGTTGAGTTCTTCGCCGATGAAAAGCTATTATCTAGTGATTTTGAATCTTGGGAGTATAAAAGTGAATTTAAACCAAATACTAAACTAAAAGAAAATTACTTTGTTAATAGTCGTCTTTCAGCAAGGTCTTGTATAGACAAAACTTCTGACCCATACAAAAAATGGATAAAAAAATGGGAGAAATTACAAAATGAAGCAATAATCGTAGAAGACATACAAGATAATGACTGTAAACATCACTGCCGCCGACAAGAAAATTTAACCCTATGGATTAATCTTTGTGATTGTCAACAAAGTCATGAAGAAATGCTTATAGAAATAGCATCAGAAGGCATACCTTTAGCCCTTTGGTCACGCCGTTATAATTTATCGCCAACTCACAGAGAGGAAATTAATGCCCTAGTTAGCAATCAACCCATCACCGAACTGCCAAAACTAATACATAAGGCAAGAAATCCACCTGAAAAACAGGAATCCCAATCTGACTATTTCGGGCATCATTTATCATTACTTCTAGAAGACCCTAATCGGATGCCCCCCTTCCACTACTTAACATCTCAGCACCTAGGTTAACTAACTATGAGTTCATGGAAAATCTTTCAAGGCAATCATGAAAAAGGCTCAAGGGATAAGATTACTTGGCCAGAAATCCCACCCTGGCGAAGCTTCGCCACCAACAAATCCGAGGAGCGGGGAAAACAACTCATAGTTAACCCTAAAACCATCGAAACCGTAAACGCAGCCATTCACCTACGCCGGCCTATTTTAGTCACAGGGAAACCGGGTACAGGGAAAACCTCCCTAGCCTACGCAATCGCCTACGAATTAGACTTAGGAGAAGTATTAGTCTGGCCAATTAATACCCGCACCACCCTACAAGAGGGATTATACTACTACGACGCGATCGCACGTTTGCAAGATTACCAACTAGAAGAAAAAAAAGACATAGGGCAGTATATCCGCTTGGGTCCCTTGGGGACAGCCCTCTGTCCGAGAAATTATCCCCGGGTACTGCTTATCGATGAGATAGATAAAAGTGACATCGACCTACCCAACGACCTCTTAAACCTTTTTGAAGAGGGAAGATTTGAAATCACCGAACTTTCCCGACTCGCTAAAGATACCGAAAACGAACCAATACCAGTACAAACCCATAACGGTGAATGGGAATCCATCCCCCAAGGTAAGGTAAGCTGCCAACAGTTCCCCATAGTGATTATGACGAGCAACGGCGAGAGGGATTTTCCCCTACCCTTTAAACGTAGATGTCTGCTCTTAGAAATTCCCGACCCCACCCCAGAGGAACTAAAAAAGATAGTAAAAAGCCATTTTGATTATAAAGAAGCCAGTCCCGAAAGTAAAAAAATAGAAGCAGCGATCGCAGAATATGTTAAAAAACGAGAAAAAGGGGAACTAGCAACAGACCAGCTTTTAAACGCCGTCTTTTTGAGCATGGGCGAAAATAAACCCACAGGTGCAGAATTAAAGTCCCTTACCGACCTACTATTTACCTATCTCACCGACACAGGCAATACATGACCCAAACCCTTCCCACACCAGAACTGATTGATAAATTTATCACCTTTGTCAAGGGCAGGGGATGGGACCTAGACAGTTACCAGATAGCTGATAGTTTATGGTGGTATGTTCTCACCCAAGAAGAGGAAGGAAAACCCCAAACCCCTACAGAGCCTAGGGAAGAAAAGGAAGAAACCCCGACCGCTAAAAACCCCCCCCGGGAGAGTAAAAACGAAACCCAAGAGCCAGCAGCCCCATCCGATGAAGTTCCCTTAATACGCGAGACAGAAGCACAAAAACAGCCTGAGAAGATAGGCGCAGATACCCTACCCATTAGCATCCCCGATGCCAAATTCTGGCGAGAAACCCTAAAATTAGGGCGAGCAGTGCGTCCCCTCATCCAAAAGATAGACTCAGCCACCCAAAGACAAATAAACCTAAACAGCACCGTACAGAAATCGGCCGAGTATAGCATCGGCAAGAAAGATGGCAGTTTAGCCCTAATACCCGTTTACCAAGCCAAAAAAGTCCGTTCCCTAGAGGTGGTTTTACTGATTGAAGAATGGGCCTCCATGGTCTTTTGGAAAGAAATGGCCGGGGAAATCCGCGATTGGCTAGAACAAATCGGGGCCTTTCGGGATGTCAAACTCTACCGCATCGGATGGGACGAAGACAGGCAAAATTTAGCCATCCGCACCTACTCTAACGATACTTGCTCAATTCACCCAAAAGATCTCATCCATCCTCGCGGCGAAAGACTTATCCTCTTCTACAGCGATTGTACTTCCCCAGACTGGTATCAAGGACGCTATAACCAAGCTCTTCAGGACTGGGGAAAACACCAAATCGTCACCCTGCTTTCTCCCTTCCCGGAAGCAATGTGGGAAAGAACCGCCCTTAGTCGAGGTTGGTTCGTCTCCCTAGTCAACCAAACCCCCCGGAAACCTTCACAAAACTGGAGATTTACCTCTATCCCCCTGCTGCTACAAATTGAGAAGGAAGAGGAAAATCAACATATTCTCAGAGAAACAATCCAAAAAACCTACTTTCCCCTACCCACCATCTCCCTAACCCCTTCATCCTTAAAAGCTTGGGCGCTCGTTGTCAGTGGTGACAGCAACGCCACCTGTGCGGGGGTACTACTAGAAAAATCCCCCCAAAACAGAGAAATACCCGCAACTATTTCTCCGGAGATGTCTAGGAAGCAAGCTCTAGAACTATTCGCTAGTACCGCCTCACCTCTAGCTTGGGAATTACTGAAAAAATTAGCCGCAGCCCCGGTAAATCTTCCCATCATCCGTCTTATCCAAAGCCAACTTTTAAGCGCCTCTAACCCCCTAAACATAGCAGAAGTCATCCTTAGCGGTTTTCTCAAAGTCTATCTAGGAGGGGAACCAGTGAAGTGGGACAAAGGAGGTAAATTTAACTTTCACACTCCCCCCAACAGCCTAGATTTTGAATTTGATGATGAGGACAGAGAGCTTCTGCTCACTGAACTAGGGAATAGCCGCGCCTTAGAGGTAATTTTTGTCCTCTCGGAATACATCGCCCAAAAACTTAACCTGAGTACCACCACCTTTTTTGGTCTTATTCTTACCAATCCCCAAGTTCTCCTCGGCAAAGAAGCAGCTAATCTAGTCCGCGCCTTTGCCAAGGTGTCTGCTAAGGTTTTCCAAAAGCTAGGGGAAGCAAAGTACCAAGAAATTAGCCAAAAGCTGCAATCTATGGTTGACTCACCTCCACCCCCACCGGTTGAGGAAAAGTGGCTGAGGAAATATAAAACCGTAACCATAGCTAAGGTAAAAGAGCTTACGGGAGGAGAGGAAATATTGTTTCAACTGCTCAAGCATAGACTTAAGGATTTCAGCGTAGAAGATGGGGAACTGTATCAGCGTCTTCGTTTAACCCCTGAGCAGCTTAAAATTTTGGCAAGCGAAGAAATAACCGCCGAGACAATCCCAGTCCAGTTTAGGGAAGTCTTGGATAACACAGAAGAAGAAATCATCACCCAGAAATTTAACCTAACCCTGTTCAAGTCTGAAACCGTCTTTGTGGATGAGACGGGACAAATTACCGCCAAAGAACCCGTGAGAGCCTTCTACTTTGAAGAAAATCCCCCCAGCTTAAAAATGCTCTATATTCCTTCGGGGGAGTTTTGGATGGGAACCGAAGCGGAGGAAATAGCGCGGCTAGTGGAAAAATACAATAGGGATTGGTTCAAAGGAGAATCCCCCAGACATTTAGTAAAAATCGCTCCGTTTTACCTAAGTCAAACTCCGATTACCCAAGCTCAATGGTTATATATTGCCCAAAGGAAAGATTTAAAAGTAGAGCGAGATTTAAACCCAGAGCCATCATATTTTAAAGGCAGCACAAACCCCGTTGAAAATGTATCTTGGTTAGATGCTGTAGAATTTTGCCAAAGGCTCTCTAAAATGACCAAGAAACAGTATCGGCTGCCCAGTGAGGCGGAATGGGAGTATGCTTGTCGTGCCGGAACCACCACCCCCTTCCACTTCGGAGCAACCCTCACCTCAAATTTAGCTAACTACGATGCTAGGAAACGCTTTGCTAAGGAACCAGCAGGAGAATATCGCCAGCAAACCACCCCAGTGGGGCAATTTCCCCCCAATGGTTTTGGTTTGTATGATATGCACGGCAATGTCTGGGAGTGGTGTCAGGATGACTTCTGGGAAAATTATCAAGGCGCACCTAGGGATGGTAGTGCTTGGCAAGAAAAGAGCAAAAAACAGCAAAATCAGGCAAAAAAAGCTCTGCGGGGCGGTTCTTGGTACTACGATCCGTATGGCTGCCGTTCCGCTTACCGCTTCGGCAGCAGCCGCCGCGTCAGCAACCGCAGCTACGGTTTTCGGGTGGTGTGCGGTGCTGGGAGGACTTTGTAGCCCTTTTTCTCTTTTTTTCCTTTTTACCCTTTTTCTCTTTTCGATTTTTTTTGAACAAATGTACTAGATGAGGTTGGCTGATCAGTAGCTGGTTATAATTAAATTGAAGACGGGTTTTGATCCCTCCTGCCCCCCTTGATCCCCCCTTGATCCCCCTTAATCCCCCCTTGATAAGGGGGGTTTGATCCCTCCTTAATCCCCCCTTGATAAGGGGGTTTTGATCCCCCCTTGATCCCCCCTTGATAAGGGGGGTTTGATCCCCCCTTGATCCCCCTTGATAAGGGGGTTTTGATCCCCCCTTGATCCCCCCTTGATAAGGGGGGTTTGATCCCCCCTTGATCCCCCCTTGATAAGGGGGGTTTGATCCCCCCTGCCCCCCTTGATAAGGGGGGTTTGATCCCCCCTGCCCCTGCCCCCCTTATTAAGGGGGGTGCCGATAGGCGGGGGGATCTGCCCTTTAATTAAGAAAAACCCTAGGATTCATCATGTACCAAATCACTCTTTCCCTACCCGATGAAACCGCTCTCGCTTTACATCTCACCCCAGAACAACTAGGACAGGAAATTTCTCTGCTTGCTGCCATTAAACTTTATGAATTGGGAAAACTTTCCTCTGGCACTGCTGCTAACTTAGCAGGTATTCCGCGAGTTGTTTTTCTCTCTAAACTTGCAGACTATGGAGTTGATACCTTCCGACTCAAGGAAGCAGAATTAATCGAGGATCTGGCTAATGCCTAACGTCATTGCCGATACATCACCGATTCAATACCTCTATCAGACTAACTTACTTGACTGATTCCCTGTCACTGATTTAGGAAAAGGAGAAAGAGAAGTATTAGCTTTAGCAATAGAAATTCCCGATTCTCTCGCCCTATTTTAATATTTTTCCCATCAAGAGTTTCTTCCATTTTCATAACTAAGTCGGTAGGTATTAAAAACTTTCAGATCCCCCCGCCTATCGGCACCCCCCTTATCAAGGGGGGCAGGGGGGATCAAACCCCCCTTATCAAGGGGGGTAGGGGGGATCAAACCTAAAATCAATTTTTAATTTAATTATAATTACTTACTTAGGGCTTGCTGAAAAAGTACGGGCGAAGCATTCGGATAGAAAATCTACGGTTTCACCGATAGGTTATTACCCGAATGCTTCGCCCCTACAGGACGCGGGCCGATACAGAACACTAAAACCCTTACCTCGTCTATATTTCACATTTATTCAACAAACCCTACTTATGCCTACAATAATCATCCAAAAGACCCAAAAACGTCTTTTAATCTATAGAGAAAAACTCACCGATGACCTAGAAATAGAATTAGTCAAAATACCATCGGGAACCTTTACAATGGGTTCTTCAGAACAAGAAAGTGGTAATACAAGTGAAAAGCCCCAACACAACGTTACCCTGAAAAACTTCTTGATGGGTATTTATCCCATTACCCAAGCTCAATGGTTATATATTGCCCAAAGGGAAGATTTAAAAGTAGAGCAAGATTTAAAACCAGAGCCATCGGAGTTTAAAGGCAGCACAAACCCCGTTGAAAATGTATCTTGGTTAGATGCCGTCGAATTTTGCCAAAGGCTATCTAAATTAAGTAAAAGAAAATATAGGCTCCCAACGGAAGCTGAGTGGGAGTACGCTTGTCGAGCGCAAACCAAACCCTTAAATCTCGACAAAGGAGAAACCTACCCCCCCTATCACTTTGGGGAAATTCTTACCCCAGATTTAGCCAACTATAATGGCAATCTCCAAAAAACCACCCCTGTTGGGCAATTCTACGCCAACGACTTTGGTTTATATGATATGCACGGAAATGTCTGGGAGTGGTGTCAAGATGATTGGCGCGAAAACTATGAGGAGATAAAAAAGAGCAAAAAACAGCAAAATCAGGCATATAAAGCTCTGCGGGGCGGTTCCTGGGGCAACTATCCTAATGACTGCCGTTCCGCGATTCGCATCTTCAACTTCCGCCGCGACTACCGCAGCAACAAATACGGTTTTCGGGTAGTCTGCGGTGCTGGGAGGACTTTGTAACCCTTTTTCTTGCATGAGTAGAAAAAGGGTTTCTCCGAGAAACCCTTTTTCTGTGGGTTACTCAACGGATTTAGGATAAATTGCTTGTTGAGACGAGACAAGAGGCAACAGTAAAGGGATTGGGGGAAGTTCAACTAATCTAAGAATAAGCGGTTTAAATGCGTCTTAGTTTACATCAACAGCTGCTCAGTTATTAGTATTCTCCCCCATCATTTTTTTTCTGGTCTAAAAGATGATTATAGATCACACTTTTGAGAGATTGCCAAAAAGGAACTAATAAAGTACTCAGAAGTACAAAAACAGTAATCAGACCATAGGAAAACATCGCCATTTGTTGGAAAAAAAGAGGATTTTCTGCGAGCGTTTGCCAGTCCTCCGAAGAATTGAACCAAAAGGGAATTGAAGCCAAAGCCCGTGACAGAAGATAAACTGGAATAATTAATAAACTGGCAATAAATATCACTCCTACAATTCTCCAAGCCGAGTTTTTAGTTAAATGCCAACCTCTCTTGATTGCTTGCCAACTGCCTAAATTATCTTCAATTACTAAGGGCAATTCGGCAATGCAAATGCGAGCAGATAACCAAAGGAAGAAAAAAGCAAGACAGAAAGAAGCCAGTAAAATAAGCAATACACCAAGGATGGGGATAAAACTGACTAGCACCAGAGACAGCGTTATCGGCAAGATTATTGCCGCTCCCAACAAACCGATCAAAACCTGCATCCACCATAAGCGCCACATTTTCGGCTTAACTTTTTTTTCCGCTTGTCCGGCAGTTTCTGGCTGATAAATGATGTCTTGAAAAGCTAATCGTGAGATAACCGCATTATTGAAAAGATACTTAGCGGCCGAGAAAATTTGTACTGGGAAAAGAAATAAACGTAAACCGATATCGCTGCCTTCTTCGGGGGTAATTGTTTGATAAAGTAATTGACTGAGAATTAATTGCAAAACTAAGGGAAGAAGCGACCACAAGCCGGCGCGGACAGCAAAGAATACATAAGTTGAGAAGCGATCACGATAAAGACGGAAGGCAGTATTAATCGTATTGCCAATAGTTAAAGGATCGAGGGAATTGTTAGTCACGGCGGGACTCCTTACAGAACGCCACCACTATATTAGGTTAAGTAACTAATAACAGCTAAAAACTTCCAATTTAATCAATATTTCCAGCAAAGACAACAATTTTGCTAAAGTGGTAGAAATTGGCCAACGATTCAATTCCCCAGTGGAGAAAGTGCGATCGCATTAATGATCTTAACTTCCTTGGGATTCGGTTCGCGCATGGTAGTAACCGGAGATGTCACCCAAACCGATTTACCGCAACCACAGGAATCGGGGTTAATTGCCGCTCAAAAAATCCTAAAATCAGTAGAAGGGATCGCTTTTTCTTACCTATCGCCGATGTGGTGCGTCATCCCTTAGTACAAAAAATCGTCTCAGCCTAGGAACAGCACGAAAAATAACAGATTATGGATATTAAACATGGTTTCGTCGATGCGGTGGGTAATACTCCCCTAATTCGTCTCAATAGTTTTAGCGAGGAAACTGGCTGCGAGATTCTCGGTAAGGCCGAATTTCTTAACCCCGGTGGTTCGGTCAAGGATCGGGCCGCTTTATATATTATCCAAGAAGCGGAAAAAGCCGGTACTCTCCAACCGGGGGAACCGTCGTCGAAGGAACCGCCGGCAATACTGGCATCGGTTTGGCCCATATCTGCAATGCTAAAGGTTATAAATGCCTGATTATCATTCCCGATACCCAATCCCAAGAGAAAATCGACCTATTGAGAACATTGGGTGCAGAAGTGCGTACTGTTCCCGCCGTTCCCTACCGGGATGCCAATAATTACGTTAAATTATCGGGGAGATTGGCCAGTGAGATGGAAAATGCTATCTGGGCCAATCAATTCGATAATCTGGCTAATCGTCGCGCTCACTACGAAACCACTGGCCGGGAAATCTGGGAACAAACCGACGGTAAAATTGATGCTTGGGTGGCTGCCACGGGAACCGGGGGAACCTACGCGGGGGTGGCGATGTTTTTAAAAGACCAAAATCCCCAGGTGCGTTGTGTGGTGGCGGATCCGATGGGTAGCGGTTTATATAGTTATGTGAAAACTGGGACAATTACCCTGGAAGGTAGTTCAATTACCGAAGGGATTGGTAATAGTCGTATTACCGCTAATATGGAAGGCGCACCCATAGATGATGCCATTCAAATTGATGATCCCACTGCCATCAAAGTTGTTTATCAACTATTACAAAAAGATGGTTTATTTATGGGGGGTTCTGTGGGTATTAATGTCGGTGCTGCCGTGGCTTTGGCTAAACAAATGGGACCGGGCCACACCATAGTTACTGTTCTTTGTGATGGTGGGTCCCGTTATCAATCTCGTTTATATAATCCTCAATGGTTGGCTGAGAAAGGATTGGCTTAATCAGGAATTATCGGCTCATAAATTAGTGGAGATAATGGGAGGGGGAGGGCAACAATTAGAGAAGGCAGCAGGGGAAAATGAGGCGCAATGTTTGGCAAGCACTTGAGACAAGATAGACAATAATACTGATAACTATCATTATTAGGAGAATCATCAGATGTCAGTTAGTATTGAACAAGACCTCAAGGAAATTTTAGGTTCAATTAATCAGAAGTTAGATAATCTGCAAAAAGATGTTATGGATATTAAAATAGTACAGGCGAGATTAGAGGAAAAAGTCGATAGTTTAGAAAAAGATATTGAAGGAGTAAAAGAAGATACAAAAGAATTAAAAGGCTCTCAGAAAGCCCAGATTTGGACGTTAATCGGCATCTTGGGAACAGCTTTAATAGGAACAGTTATTCGCTATATTATTCTCCCTTTTCCTCAATCATAATTAAGACAATGAATTTGGAAACGCCTTCTGCAACAGTTATTCCTCAAATTGCAGAAAATCACTGTAAGGGCGAAGCATTTGGGCATAACCTATCGCTGAAATCCTAGATTTTTTATCCGAATGCTTCGCCCCTACCCATCAATTTCCCATCTACCACGCACCACGCCACCACGCCCAACCTACAACCTAACCTACGGCTGATTGAGCAGAATCAGGCAGTTTAGGTGATGGCACGTTTTTAGGCAGATGAATTGCATCATTCAACCTTTATTTTATCTCAGAGAATAAAGAGCTTAGGTTGGGTTGAACGATAGTGAAACCCAACACTTTTAAATAATTGGGTTGGGTTTCGTTCCTCAAACCAGCCTACTTATTGCTAAATTTGTTGGTGTAATTTCGGGTGTGGCTGTGACAGAAAACTATCAGAAAAAGGTTTTTCTGGCTTTTCCCCACGCTCGGCACAAAAAGCTAAGTAATCTTCCACTGAATCAGCAAAAGCTTGCTGCAATTCCGCTACACTCTCTCCCTGAAAAGTGATAACATCTCGGACGTTGGCCACCTCACCGTGAAAGATACCCGCCTCGTCATCAAAAAAAACTACTGCTTCGTAACCTTTACAATTCATTCTAAGCGATAATTGTTTACTGTTCACTGCTAAAGGGTAATTCCGAGAAATCTATCTCACCTATTTGATCGATTCCCCAGAAAGGATAGCAGTCATAATCTGCCATTAACTTAATTTTTTAAATTATTATCATTGGGGCAATGGTGGCAATAGAGACTGCAATTGTTCTAGCAAAGGAGAAAGTCTTACTGTAATAATATTCCAGACAATTTCTGGTTGAACCTGATCGTACTGATGGCTAATAATATTTCTGAGGCCAATAATTCCCCTCCAATCAATTTTGGTGTGTTTTTGTTGAAAAGTCTCAGGAATTCTACGGGCTGCTTCTCCTAAAATTTCTAATTATCTTTCCACAGCACTTTGTAACAAAAGACTCTTGGAATATTCTTCCAAAGAAACATCTTGAATAAATTCTTGGATATTAGTAATAGCTTCGACCATATCCCAAAGATATCCAGCCTCACGACTGTTCATGACGATAAATTAGCTGATGAGTTTTTAAAATTTCGTAACGACGATAGGGGTTTTTCAGTCCCTCTTGATTAACCAAGTCAACTTTGCGTCCGAATATCTCCTCTAATTCTTCTTTCATCTGAACAATATCAAACAAATCCCAGCCATGATTGGGAGCAAACTTATAAAGAACATCAATATCACTATCAACTCGAAAGTCTTCCCTTAATACTGAACCAAATAAAGACATTTCAAGAATTTTCCAATGTTGACAAAAATTAGTAATTTTGCTTAAGATAACTTGAGCTTGTTTTTCTTAAAACCAGAATTTAACAAGATTTTTTCGGCCTTGTTGGTGGTTATTTTAACAACCTTCGCTGTAATAGCTTGTTTCATTGGTGAGCAAAATCCCCCAAATTATCCTTGACAAAACACTTAAGATCGTTAAGGTTACAGTAACCCGCCATGTAAAGTCGGCTGGTAGGCTACACCAACATTAACACACCCTAGGAGATCGGCGCTCACTTTTTCGTCCGTAGTCTGATCGTAGGTTAGGCCAAACGATAGTGAAACCCAACATTTTTAAATCATTGGGTTGGGTTTCCTTCCTCAACCCAACCCACGGCTTTTTAACAACCGATAACTGTTTCATTTTTCATTGTCCTTAACAAAATTTAACACTACCTCAATTTTTTCAAAAAAATCGACCCGCCGCTAGGCGGGAAAAAGAGAAAAAGAGAAAAAGTAAAAAAGGGTTAAAGTCCTGGGGAGACACACGCAACCCGAAAACCGTAGTTGCTGATGTCGAAGCCGGGGATGACCCAGTTGCGGTTGGCAGAACGACAGCTATAAGGGCTGTCGTACCAAGAACCGCCGCGCAGACACTTAAGAGATTGAGAACGATTATCATTCTTGATAAGCCACGCCGATCCATCTTTTGGCGCTCCGATATAGTTATCGTGCCAATTGTCCTCGCACCACTCCCAAACATTGCCACTCATGTCATAGAGTCCCCAAGCATTGGGCTTTTTCTGGCCCACAGGATGAGTTTTATACTGAGAATTTCCGTCATACCAAGCATAATCTCCTAACTGATTAGCATCATCACCGAAATAATAGCGAGTGGTTGTCCCCCACGACAGGCATATTCCCATTCCGCTTCTGTGGGGAGGCGATAGGTTTTCCCGGTTATTTGACTCAATTTCTGACAAAAGGCTTGAGCGTCATTCCAACTAACCTTTTCTACCGGATTTTGGGGATTATTTTTAAAATAAGAGGGATTTGTTCCCATTACTGCTTGATATTGTGCCTGAGTCACCGGATATTTCCCAATCGCAAAACTGTTGACTTTAACTTGGTGTTGAGGCTTTTCAGAATCCGAAGCATCGGGATCACTGTCAGGAGATCCCATGAGAAATTGACCTGCTAGTAAGCCTACCATTTCCAGTGTTACTCCATTGGGTAGGTTTTCTGTAAATGGAGGAGCTAAAGGACGAGGTGAAGGAGGAGATGGAGAACTTGAAGGACGAGGTGAAGGAGAAGGAGTAGGATTCTGACGAAACAACTGAGCGAAAATATTACTAGCGACTGTCCCTACTGTAAATAACCCCAAATTTATTAAGACTTTACGACGCGACCATCTTTGAGGAGGTATAGGTGAAGGAGATGATTTAATCGATATTGGGGGAGGTGGTGGAGCTACTTTAGGTGACGGTGTAGATGTCA contains the following coding sequences:
- a CDS encoding VMAP-C domain-containing protein, which produces MTKEEFVDNVLELLREGKQNLTLSELELKGIKGCYERLKYSEILASANCNCTEGHLRREMSNFFGKITNAFNHVTGENREKIQKNQFVPLITEYINLKNKSQIINKMNEENNNKIKIFEKLNNELKIKRPMTAAIIKSYLSDDPKIQNSNLKELIEKIKDYEESFLFSLLHNVAYDQRLDDPLIQSIFEQTVNDLKMQTNISDLDYEQLTSTQLERIELPKEGLEAYLIIKVDSSKNIRYKNITTIENIEKHLIRAWFWRLNPNNIQNKDIKHIPLYDHNHTLTHIINDCRERSEEITSVEFFADEKLLSSDFESWEYKSEFKPNTKLKENYFVNSRLSARSCIDKTSDPYKKWIKKWEKLQNEAIIVEDIQDNDCKHHCRRQENLTLWINLCDCQQSHEEMLIEIASEGIPLALWSRRYNLSPTHREEINALVSNQPITELPKLIHKARNPPEKQESQSDYFGHHLSLLLEDPNRMPPFHYLTSQHLG
- a CDS encoding AAA family ATPase translates to MSSWKIFQGNHEKGSRDKITWPEIPPWRSFATNKSEERGKQLIVNPKTIETVNAAIHLRRPILVTGKPGTGKTSLAYAIAYELDLGEVLVWPINTRTTLQEGLYYYDAIARLQDYQLEEKKDIGQYIRLGPLGTALCPRNYPRVLLIDEIDKSDIDLPNDLLNLFEEGRFEITELSRLAKDTENEPIPVQTHNGEWESIPQGKVSCQQFPIVIMTSNGERDFPLPFKRRCLLLEIPDPTPEELKKIVKSHFDYKEASPESKKIEAAIAEYVKKREKGELATDQLLNAVFLSMGENKPTGAELKSLTDLLFTYLTDTGNT
- a CDS encoding formylglycine-generating enzyme family protein, whose translation is MTQTLPTPELIDKFITFVKGRGWDLDSYQIADSLWWYVLTQEEEGKPQTPTEPREEKEETPTAKNPPRESKNETQEPAAPSDEVPLIRETEAQKQPEKIGADTLPISIPDAKFWRETLKLGRAVRPLIQKIDSATQRQINLNSTVQKSAEYSIGKKDGSLALIPVYQAKKVRSLEVVLLIEEWASMVFWKEMAGEIRDWLEQIGAFRDVKLYRIGWDEDRQNLAIRTYSNDTCSIHPKDLIHPRGERLILFYSDCTSPDWYQGRYNQALQDWGKHQIVTLLSPFPEAMWERTALSRGWFVSLVNQTPRKPSQNWRFTSIPLLLQIEKEEENQHILRETIQKTYFPLPTISLTPSSLKAWALVVSGDSNATCAGVLLEKSPQNREIPATISPEMSRKQALELFASTASPLAWELLKKLAAAPVNLPIIRLIQSQLLSASNPLNIAEVILSGFLKVYLGGEPVKWDKGGKFNFHTPPNSLDFEFDDEDRELLLTELGNSRALEVIFVLSEYIAQKLNLSTTTFFGLILTNPQVLLGKEAANLVRAFAKVSAKVFQKLGEAKYQEISQKLQSMVDSPPPPPVEEKWLRKYKTVTIAKVKELTGGEEILFQLLKHRLKDFSVEDGELYQRLRLTPEQLKILASEEITAETIPVQFREVLDNTEEEIITQKFNLTLFKSETVFVDETGQITAKEPVRAFYFEENPPSLKMLYIPSGEFWMGTEAEEIARLVEKYNRDWFKGESPRHLVKIAPFYLSQTPITQAQWLYIAQRKDLKVERDLNPEPSYFKGSTNPVENVSWLDAVEFCQRLSKMTKKQYRLPSEAEWEYACRAGTTTPFHFGATLTSNLANYDARKRFAKEPAGEYRQQTTPVGQFPPNGFGLYDMHGNVWEWCQDDFWENYQGAPRDGSAWQEKSKKQQNQAKKALRGGSWYYDPYGCRSAYRFGSSRRVSNRSYGFRVVCGAGRTL
- a CDS encoding UPF0175 family protein → MYQITLSLPDETALALHLTPEQLGQEISLLAAIKLYELGKLSSGTAANLAGIPRVVFLSKLADYGVDTFRLKEAELIEDLANA
- a CDS encoding formylglycine-generating enzyme family protein translates to MPTIIIQKTQKRLLIYREKLTDDLEIELVKIPSGTFTMGSSEQESGNTSEKPQHNVTLKNFLMGIYPITQAQWLYIAQREDLKVEQDLKPEPSEFKGSTNPVENVSWLDAVEFCQRLSKLSKRKYRLPTEAEWEYACRAQTKPLNLDKGETYPPYHFGEILTPDLANYNGNLQKTTPVGQFYANDFGLYDMHGNVWEWCQDDWRENYEEIKKSKKQQNQAYKALRGGSWGNYPNDCRSAIRIFNFRRDYRSNKYGFRVVCGAGRTL
- a CDS encoding hemolysin XhlA family protein — its product is MSVSIEQDLKEILGSINQKLDNLQKDVMDIKIVQARLEEKVDSLEKDIEGVKEDTKELKGSQKAQIWTLIGILGTALIGTVIRYIILPFPQS
- a CDS encoding type II toxin-antitoxin system HicB family antitoxin, with the translated sequence MNSKQLSLRMNCKGYEAVVFFDDEAGIFHGEVANVRDVITFQGESVAELQQAFADSVEDYLAFCAERGEKPEKPFSDSFLSQPHPKLHQQI
- a CDS encoding HepT-like ribonuclease domain-containing protein → MLGEAARRIPETFQQKHTKIDWRGIIGLRNIISHQYDQVQPEIVWNIITVRLSPLLEQLQSLLPPLPQ